A genome region from Actinomycetota bacterium includes the following:
- a CDS encoding WhiB family transcriptional regulator: MALTNPRTDIRWRLEAACRDFDTNLFFPLTEEGVAEAKAVCATCPVREECLEFALQTRQEDGVWGGLDEAERRRARRRRREAARRAA; encoded by the coding sequence ATGGCACTTACGAACCCTCGCACCGACATCAGGTGGCGCCTGGAGGCGGCGTGCCGCGACTTCGACACCAACCTGTTCTTCCCGCTCACCGAGGAGGGCGTGGCCGAGGCCAAGGCCGTGTGCGCCACCTGCCCGGTGCGGGAGGAGTGCCTGGAGTTCGCCCTCCAGACCCGCCAGGAGGACGGGGTCTGGGGTGGTCTGGACGAAGCCGAGCGGCGCCGGGCCCGCCGCCGTCGCCGGGAGGCGGCCCGCCGGGCGGCCTGA
- a CDS encoding WhiB family transcriptional regulator codes for MTATAPTRSPRQAEVWLGRAACRALPTGLFFPAGELDDHAVEQAEEAKAICATCPVRVACLEFAIATNQPYGIWGGANASERRSIRRRRLAERRRQAS; via the coding sequence ATGACCGCCACCGCCCCCACCCGATCCCCGCGCCAGGCGGAGGTCTGGTTGGGCCGCGCCGCCTGCCGGGCCCTGCCCACAGGGCTGTTCTTCCCCGCCGGCGAGCTCGACGACCACGCCGTCGAGCAGGCCGAGGAGGCCAAGGCGATCTGCGCCACCTGCCCCGTGCGGGTGGCGTGCCTCGAGTTCGCCATCGCCACCAACCAGCCCTACGGCATCTGGGGCGGCGCCAACGCCTCCGAGCGCCGCTCCATCCGCCGCCGCCGCCTAGCCGAACGCCGCCGCCAGGCCTCCTGA
- the tal gene encoding transaldolase has product MTKLHELFEQVGQSPWVDNLRRAAIESGELSRAVDDGIRGVTSNPTIFQKSVSEGDLYDAELSELLRDRSVEDAYWEMAIADVSAALGLLRPVYDQSEGGDGFVSIEVAASLAHDTAGTIEAARSLSTRIARPNLLVKIPATAEGVPAVRQMIAEGRSVNITLIFSLARYDQVIDAYLAGLEDYDGDLSRVHSVASFFVSRVDTEVDRCLEAIATPEAMALRGKAAVAQAKLAYRLFRERFSGPRWEALAARGARLQRPLWASTSTKNPAYPDLLYVEPLMGPDTINTMPEATIEALCAHGTVACTVDQDADEAQAVLSGIEAVGVDLSAVAETLESQGVASFEKSYDDLVAALEDKAGALRAATT; this is encoded by the coding sequence ATGACCAAGCTCCACGAACTGTTCGAACAGGTCGGCCAGAGCCCGTGGGTCGACAACCTGCGCAGGGCCGCGATCGAGTCGGGAGAGCTGTCCCGGGCGGTGGACGACGGCATCCGGGGTGTCACGTCCAACCCGACGATCTTCCAGAAGTCGGTGAGCGAGGGTGACCTCTACGACGCCGAGCTCTCCGAGCTGCTGCGGGACCGGTCGGTGGAGGACGCCTACTGGGAGATGGCCATCGCCGACGTGAGCGCCGCCCTCGGCCTGCTGCGGCCCGTCTACGACCAGAGCGAGGGCGGCGACGGCTTCGTGTCGATCGAGGTGGCCGCCTCCCTGGCCCACGACACGGCCGGGACGATCGAGGCCGCCCGCTCGCTGAGCACCCGCATCGCCCGGCCCAACCTCCTGGTCAAGATCCCGGCCACGGCCGAGGGAGTGCCCGCCGTCCGGCAGATGATCGCCGAGGGCCGCAGCGTGAACATCACGCTCATCTTCAGCCTGGCCCGCTACGACCAGGTGATCGACGCCTACCTGGCCGGGCTGGAGGACTACGACGGCGACCTGTCGCGAGTGCACTCGGTGGCCTCGTTCTTCGTCAGCCGGGTGGACACCGAGGTCGACCGCTGCCTCGAGGCCATCGCCACCCCCGAGGCCATGGCCTTACGGGGCAAGGCGGCCGTGGCCCAGGCCAAGCTGGCCTACCGGCTCTTCCGCGAGCGGTTCTCGGGCCCCCGCTGGGAGGCCCTGGCCGCCCGGGGCGCCCGGCTCCAGCGCCCGTTGTGGGCGTCGACCTCGACCAAGAACCCGGCCTACCCCGACCTGCTCTACGTCGAGCCCCTCATGGGACCGGACACGATCAACACCATGCCCGAAGCCACCATCGAGGCCCTGTGCGCCCACGGCACGGTGGCCTGCACCGTCGACCAGGACGCCGACGAAGCCCAGGCCGTCCTCTCGGGGATCGAGGCCGTGGGCGTCGACCTGTCGGCCGTGGCCGAGACCCTGGAGTCCCAGGGCGTGGCCAGCTTCGAGAAGTCCTACGACGACCTGGTCGCGGCCCTGGAGGACAAGGCCGGCGCCCTCCGGGCCGCCACCACCTGA
- a CDS encoding iron ABC transporter substrate-binding protein, translated as MTAAVLALLAVACGDDGTQPAGQPGTTAGATATTDPGPNRITVYSGRGESLVKPLFEQFTRETGVQVEVRYADSAALAAQIVEEGSRSPADVFFSQDAGALGALSKRGLLASSPSEAVSAVDAKYRSRDNTWVGVSGRARVIAYNPQKVPEAEVPKSVFELTDPKWKGRIGIPPTNASFQAFVTAMRVQAGEARTKEWLAGIKANEPKTFTGNNPLLAAIDEGQVDIGLINHYYLFERIKNLGQDKVVARNAYTTNGDPGALINVAGVGVLKSTKAPAASARFVNYLISRPAQEFFAEKTSEYPLASGVPAIAGLVPLAQVQSPDIDLSSLDTLEQTLTMIRESGLL; from the coding sequence GTGACGGCCGCCGTGCTGGCCCTGCTAGCAGTGGCGTGCGGCGACGACGGCACCCAGCCCGCGGGCCAGCCGGGCACGACGGCCGGCGCTACGGCGACCACCGACCCCGGCCCCAACAGGATCACCGTCTACAGCGGCCGGGGCGAGAGCCTGGTCAAGCCCCTGTTCGAGCAGTTCACCCGGGAAACAGGGGTCCAGGTCGAGGTGCGGTACGCCGACAGCGCCGCTCTGGCCGCCCAGATCGTGGAGGAGGGCTCCCGTTCGCCGGCCGACGTGTTCTTCTCCCAGGACGCCGGTGCTCTTGGCGCCCTGTCCAAGCGGGGCCTGCTGGCCAGCTCGCCGTCCGAGGCGGTATCGGCCGTCGACGCCAAGTACCGCTCCCGGGACAACACATGGGTGGGGGTCTCGGGCCGTGCTCGGGTGATCGCTTACAACCCCCAGAAGGTGCCCGAGGCTGAGGTGCCCAAGTCGGTGTTCGAACTCACCGACCCCAAGTGGAAGGGCCGTATCGGCATCCCCCCTACCAACGCCTCGTTCCAGGCGTTCGTCACGGCGATGCGGGTCCAGGCCGGCGAGGCTCGCACCAAGGAGTGGCTGGCCGGCATCAAGGCCAACGAGCCGAAGACGTTCACCGGCAACAACCCGTTGCTGGCGGCCATCGACGAGGGCCAGGTCGACATCGGGCTCATCAACCACTACTACCTGTTCGAGCGGATCAAGAACCTCGGCCAGGACAAGGTCGTGGCTCGCAACGCCTACACCACCAACGGTGACCCCGGGGCGCTGATAAACGTGGCCGGCGTCGGGGTCCTGAAGTCAACCAAGGCCCCGGCCGCGTCCGCCCGCTTCGTCAACTACCTGATCTCGCGGCCCGCCCAGGAGTTCTTCGCCGAGAAGACGTCCGAGTACCCCCTGGCCTCAGGTGTACCGGCCATCGCCGGGCTCGTCCCCCTGGCCCAGGTCCAGAGCCCCGACATCGACCTGTCGAGCCTCGACACGCTGGAGCAGACTCTCACGATGATCCGCGAGTCCGGGCTGCTCTGA